Part of the Bacillus sp. N1-1 genome, CACTTAAAAAGCTTGAAGAACTTGGCGCAACGTGGGAAGAAGTATCGCTTCCGCACTCAAAATATGCAGTAGCAACTTACTATCTTCTTTCTTCATCAGAAGCATCAGCAAACCTGGCTCGTTTTGACGGCGTACGCTATGGCGTTCGTGCTGAAGCAGAGAACCTGATTGATCTATATAAGAAAACAAGAAGCGAAGGCTTTGGTGACGAAGTGAAGCGACGCATCATGCTTGGTACGTTTGCCCTTAGCTCTGGTTATTACGATGCTTATTACAAGAAAGCACAAAAAGTTCGTACGCTGATCAAGAACGACTTTGAAAAAGTGTTCGAAGACTATGATGTGATTATCGGGCCTACAACGCCAACTCCAGCCTTTAAAGTAGGCGAGAAGATTGATAACCCGCTAACAATGTATGCGAATGATATTCTCACAATCCCGGTTAACCTTGCAGGCGTTCCTGCGATTTCCGTACCATGTGGTTTATCAAATGGCCTACCTGTTGGACTTCAAATAATCGGAAAGCACTTTGATGAGAAGACCGTTTATCGCGTTGCTCATGCGTATGAGCAAGCAACGGATCATCATAAGGCTAAACCAGAGCTGTAAGGGGTGACGACTGAAAATGAATTTTGAAACTATTATTGGTCTGGAAGTTCACTCAGAACTGAAGACAAACACAAAGATTTTCTGTAATTGTTCAACGAATTTCGGTGCGCCGCCTAACACGAACGTTTGCCCGATCTGTCTCGGCCATCCTGGTGTTCTTCCAGTAATGAACGAACAGGCCGTTGATTTTGCAATGCGTGCGGCAATGGCATTGAACTGTGAAATCGCTGAAGATACGAAGTTTGACCGTAAAAACTATTTCTATCCAGATAACCCGAAAGCCTATCAGATCTCTCAATATGATAAGCCAATCGGTGAAAATGGATGGATTGATATTGAAGTAAACGGCAAAACAAAGCGCATTGGGATTACACGTCTTCACCTTGAGGAAGATGCAGGTAAGCTCACGCACGTTGATGGCGAGAATCACTCTCTTGTCGACTTCAACCGTCAGGGTACGCCTCTTGTTGAGATCGTATCTGAGCCGGATATCCGTACACCAGAAGAAGCGTATGCGTACCTTGAGAAGCTTAAAGCGATTCTTCAATATACGGAAGTGTCTGACTGTAAAATGGAAGAAGGATCTCTTCGCTGTGATGCGAACCTTTCTCTTCGTCCGTATGGTCAAGAAGAATTTGGTACGAAAACAGAGCTTAAGAACTTGAACTCATTTGCTAACGTACAAAAAGGTCTTCAATATGAAGAAGTACGTCAGGAGAAAGAACTTCTTGCAGGAAACGTGATCGGTCAGGAAACGCGTCGTTACGACGAAGCTGGCAAGAAAACGATCTTAATGCGTGTGAAAGAAGGATCTGACGACTACCGCTACTTCCCAGAACCGGACCTTGTTCGTCTTGCGATCAATCAAGAATGGATGAACCGCGTTCGTGCGGACATTCCTGAGCTTCCAGACGCTCGTCGTGAGCGCTATGTGAAGGAATATGACCTTCCTGAGTACGATGCGATGGTGCTTACTCAATCCAAGAAAATGTCCGATTTCTTTGAAGTGGCCATTGGCCAGGGTGCTGATCCAAAACAGACTTCAAACTGGTTAATGGGTGAAGTATCGGCTTACTTAAATGCGAACTATAAAGAAATTGACGAAGTTGCTCTTACTCCAGAAGGATTAGGGAAACTGATTTCTCTGATTGAAAAGGGAACAATTTCTTCGAAGATTGCGAAGAAAGTCTTCAAAGACCTTATTGAAAAAGGCGGCGATCCTGAACAGATCGTTAAAGACAAAGGCCTTGTACAGATTTCTGATGAAGGCGAGCTTCGTTCTATCGTTTCAGGTATTCTTGATGAGAACGAACAATCCATCGAAGACTACAAAAACGGGAAAGACCGTGCTATCGGCTTCCTTGTTGGTCAAGTGATGAAAGCAACCAAAGGAAAAGCAAACCCTCCAATGGTTAACAAGCTTATTGTAGAAGAAATGGATAAACGCTAAATGACGAAACCCTCCCAATGTGGAGGGTTTTTTTATGTCTAAAGAGGAGTTTGAGTATGTTCACCTTATTCACTTATTTTCGGCTTTGCTTTTTTTTAGGGAAAAGCCTATAATCAGAACAGAAGGTTAAGCGGAAGAAAACGGTCACGAGATTGTGGGCGTTTTTTGTTTGCGACTATCATATAAATAAGTAACGAGGACATTTAAAATGCCGCGTGCTTTGATACGCTTAAAGATTGAACAAATATAAACATTCTGCATGAAGAATTAAGATAGAGAAGATAGGATGATGAAGGATGAAACGTGCGAGACTAATCTATAATCCAACGTCCGGAAGAGAACAAGTGAAGAGGTCACTACCATATATCCTCGAACGCCTTGAAAAAAATGGGTACGAGACGTCTGCCCATGCAACCACTTGTGAAGGCGATGCGACGGAAGCAGCGCGCATTGCCGTCGAGCGACGCTTTGATCTTGTCATTGCGGCAGGTGGAGATGGGACGATCTATGAAGTGATCAATGGTATTGCCGAGCAGCCATATCGGCCGAAGATGGGGATTATTCCAGTTGGTACAACCAATGACTTTGCACGAGCGATTGGCGTTCCGCGCACAGTTGAAGGTGCGATGGACGTTCTGTGTAATGGTCTTGAAATGCCAATTGATATCGGTCGAGTGAACGAGCATTATTTCATCAATATCGCAGGTGGCGGACGCCTGACAGAATTAACGTATGAAGTGCCTAGTAAGCTTAAAACAATGCTTGGCCAGCTAGCTTACTATATGAAAGGCATTGAGATGCTTCCATCGATTCGTCCTGCAAGAACCAGGATTGAATACGACGGTAAGCTTTTTGAAGGTGAAATTATGCTTTTCCTTGTTTCAAACTCAAACTCCATCGGCGGATTTGAGAAGCTAGCTCCACATGCATCGTTGAATGATGGCCTGTTCGATTTAATGATTTTAAAGAAGACGAACATCGCAGAATTCATTCGCATCGCAAGCAGTGCACTTCGCGGTGATCATATTAATGATCCAAATGTGGTGTATAAGAAAGCTAGTCACATTAAAGTAGAATCAGTTGATAAAATGCAGCTGAATCTGGACGGCGAGTACGGTGGCCCGCTTCCAGCCGAGTTTACGAACTTATACCGACATATTACAATGATCGTGCCGAAAGAAACGAGCGAAAAACATACAAATGAAGAAGAAGCCGCGCACAAGCGCGCCATTTCAGGTGAGTAGAAATGAAGGAGAGAAGTCAGAGACGATGAGCTCTGGCTTTTTCTGTTGTTTTCGAGGGTTAGGGGGATGGAAGTAGGTTTTAAATTTGGGTTTGGCCAATATAATTCGATTTTGGCCAATAAACCATGAAATAGAGCTCGCCTCACATGCAAAAAGCACCGCGCAGTTACATTTCGCGATTCATTCACACTGTGGTACAATTTTTGTACATGAAATCGAACGGAAAAGGACGGAAACCTAATGAGTAATCAAGAAGTACCTGTAAAAAAGAATGACGTTGTCGAAGTAGAATTCAGAGACCTTTCCCATGACGGGGCAGGCGTCGCGAAAATAGATGGATACACGCTTTTCGTCCCGTATGGCATTCCAGGAGAAACCGCGAACGTAAAAGTGATCAAGACGAAGAAAGGCTACGGCTTCGGAAAGATTCTCGATGTGAAAGTTGAGAGCGAAGACCGCAATACACCGCCATGCCCGATCTTCTATCAGTGCGGCGGCTGCCAAACACAGCACATCACGTACGATAGCCAGCTAAGATTCAAGCACAAGCAAGTTCAAGACGTGATGGAGCGCATCGCAAAGATCGATGTACCCGTTTACCCTGTTCTTGGCATGGAAGATCCATGGCGCTACCGCAACAAAGCGCAGGTTCCTGTAGGAGAACAGAATGGCAAAATCGTCGCAGGCTTCTATCAGCAGCGCAGTCACCAGATTATCGACATGGACCAGTGCCTGATTCAAGAGCAGGAAAACGATGAAGTTTTACGCGTTGTAAAAGAAATTGCTGAGAAGTACGGCATCCGTGCATACGACGAGCGCTCACATCGCGGAACGCTCAGACATGTTGTTGCAAAATATGGGAAGCAAACGGACGACATCATGGTCGTCATTGTTACGAAAAACAAAGACTTACCAAATCGCAAGAACATCATCAAAGACATCACAGAGCAACTTCCGAAAGTGAAATCAATCGTTCAGAATGTGAATCCAAAGCGCACAAACGTGATCTTCGGTGACGAAACCCGCGTCCTATGGGGATCACCATACATTTACGATACGATCGGTGATATTAAATTCGCGATCTCAGCACGCTCCTTCTATCAGGTAAATCCTGATCAAACGAAGGTGCTTTACGATCAGGCGCTTGAATACGCTGGACTTACTGGGAACGAAACGGTCATCGATGCTTATTGTGGCATCGGCACGATTTCTCTGTTCCTTGCGCAAAAAGCGAAGCAGGTATACGGCGTTGAAATTGTACCGGAAGCGATTGAAGATGCGAAGCGTAATGCTGAGCTAAACGGCATTACAAACGCAGAGTTTGCCGTTGGAGAAGCAGAGACCGTCATCCCAGCCTGGAAAGAGCAGGGCATCAAGCCTGACGTGATTGTCGTTGACCCACCACGTAAAGGCTGTGACGAGGCGCTGCTTCAAACGATTATTGATATGAAACCTGAGAAAGTTGTTTATGTATCATGTAATCCGGCAACGCTAGCACGGGATTTACGCATCCTAGAAGATGGTGGATTTGAAACGAAGGAAGTCCAGCCGGTTGATATGTTTCCGCATACGACTCACGTGGAGTGCGTAGCCGTACTAGAACTATAATAAACTTTTCTAAATCCCACCTTAACTCTAAAGTTAAGGTGGGATTTTAAATAGTTGCAATAAGGTGTTTGGTTTACAGGAGGATTAGTCTCTATAATAGTTATGCCTGTTAAAATTGTATTTTGCAAAATCGAATAGAGTGCAATTAAATTGAACGGAATATAGCGGTATGATATGGTTTAGGCGTGAAGCATTATCGTATTCTAGAAGGAGTGAGGTTTACTTGACTATTACGTTTACGGACGCTGCAATTGAACATTTAAATACAGAGGATCACGTAGCTTTTCAGCTTAATCCTA contains:
- the gatB gene encoding Asp-tRNA(Asn)/Glu-tRNA(Gln) amidotransferase subunit GatB; amino-acid sequence: MNFETIIGLEVHSELKTNTKIFCNCSTNFGAPPNTNVCPICLGHPGVLPVMNEQAVDFAMRAAMALNCEIAEDTKFDRKNYFYPDNPKAYQISQYDKPIGENGWIDIEVNGKTKRIGITRLHLEEDAGKLTHVDGENHSLVDFNRQGTPLVEIVSEPDIRTPEEAYAYLEKLKAILQYTEVSDCKMEEGSLRCDANLSLRPYGQEEFGTKTELKNLNSFANVQKGLQYEEVRQEKELLAGNVIGQETRRYDEAGKKTILMRVKEGSDDYRYFPEPDLVRLAINQEWMNRVRADIPELPDARRERYVKEYDLPEYDAMVLTQSKKMSDFFEVAIGQGADPKQTSNWLMGEVSAYLNANYKEIDEVALTPEGLGKLISLIEKGTISSKIAKKVFKDLIEKGGDPEQIVKDKGLVQISDEGELRSIVSGILDENEQSIEDYKNGKDRAIGFLVGQVMKATKGKANPPMVNKLIVEEMDKR
- a CDS encoding diacylglycerol kinase — encoded protein: MKRARLIYNPTSGREQVKRSLPYILERLEKNGYETSAHATTCEGDATEAARIAVERRFDLVIAAGGDGTIYEVINGIAEQPYRPKMGIIPVGTTNDFARAIGVPRTVEGAMDVLCNGLEMPIDIGRVNEHYFINIAGGGRLTELTYEVPSKLKTMLGQLAYYMKGIEMLPSIRPARTRIEYDGKLFEGEIMLFLVSNSNSIGGFEKLAPHASLNDGLFDLMILKKTNIAEFIRIASSALRGDHINDPNVVYKKASHIKVESVDKMQLNLDGEYGGPLPAEFTNLYRHITMIVPKETSEKHTNEEEAAHKRAISGE
- the rlmD gene encoding 23S rRNA (uracil(1939)-C(5))-methyltransferase RlmD gives rise to the protein MSNQEVPVKKNDVVEVEFRDLSHDGAGVAKIDGYTLFVPYGIPGETANVKVIKTKKGYGFGKILDVKVESEDRNTPPCPIFYQCGGCQTQHITYDSQLRFKHKQVQDVMERIAKIDVPVYPVLGMEDPWRYRNKAQVPVGEQNGKIVAGFYQQRSHQIIDMDQCLIQEQENDEVLRVVKEIAEKYGIRAYDERSHRGTLRHVVAKYGKQTDDIMVVIVTKNKDLPNRKNIIKDITEQLPKVKSIVQNVNPKRTNVIFGDETRVLWGSPYIYDTIGDIKFAISARSFYQVNPDQTKVLYDQALEYAGLTGNETVIDAYCGIGTISLFLAQKAKQVYGVEIVPEAIEDAKRNAELNGITNAEFAVGEAETVIPAWKEQGIKPDVIVVDPPRKGCDEALLQTIIDMKPEKVVYVSCNPATLARDLRILEDGGFETKEVQPVDMFPHTTHVECVAVLEL